The Granulicella sp. 5B5 nucleotide sequence TTGGGCAATGTGAAGAAGAGCAAGGACGTCTGCGCGAAGATCACCACGGAGAACACCGCGCTGGTGGATGAAGCGCTGAAGTACCTGCAGCAGGCGGTCGACATCGACCCGACCTACGATGACGCGATGCAGTACCTGAACCTGACCTATCGTCGCAAGGCCGACATGGAGTGCGGCAACGACGCTGCCCGCAAGGCTGACCTTGCCTCCGCCGATGAGTGGGTGCAGAAGGCCCAGGGCGCTCGCAAGGCCAACGAAGCAGCCAAGGAGAAGAAGCTTGGCGGCGGCGTAACCATGCAGTAGTCAATCGTAATCAGCAGTTAGCAAAAGGCCTCCCATGCAGGGAGGCCTTTTGCGTGGGTGAGCGATGTCTTCGCGTTAAGGTTTGTGCAGCGCGTTCAAGGCGATCTGCTGCGCTCCGGCGAGGCGGCCGAGGCTGACCACAGTAGCCACCTGCTGGTAGCTCAGGTCGCGATCTGCCTGCACGATCAGGGTGTGGTCCTGGCGGACGGCGAACATGGACTGCAACAGAGACTGTAGCTCCGCCATGGGGACGACACGCTGATCGACGAAATACTGCACCGGAAGCTGGGGTCCGTGGCGCATAACCTGCACCGTGACCAGCGGCAATGAGGCTGTAGATGCCTTGCCCTGCGGAATGGCGCTGTCGAGTCCGCGCTGATGCTGCGGGACGATGACCATGAAGAGGATGAAAAGGACGAGCAGAACGTCAATGAGCGGCGTGACGTTGATCTCTGCCCCTGTATGGGCGGCCGATGCGCTTGCGCTGAATGCCATGAGGGCACCTCGAATGGAAGTGGCAAGCGAGCGCTCGGTGCTGGTCCGCAGCAGTGTTCGTAACGGAGCAGCCGTGGATTTGCCCTGCGCGAGACCACGGCGGCTCTGAAGGCTTAGACACCACGGCAAAGGGACTTGAGCCCAAACAATTCCAGAATCCCCTGCCGTTGCTTGTTTTCCTCTGCGTCCTCTGCGGGCTTTTACATTGCGCCCTCTGCGTGAACGCCCTTGCCGCAGCAAGAGCCGAAGGCGCGAGCCTGGAAGCACCGAGAGTCAAGCCCCAAAACAAAGTGGAATATGACTTCCACAAGTCACAGGTCAAGCCCAATCCCCTCAAGATTTTCGATCAAAAAGTACAGGGGGGAGGGG carries:
- a CDS encoding biopolymer transporter ExbD, which translates into the protein MAFSASASAAHTGAEINVTPLIDVLLVLFILFMVIVPQHQRGLDSAIPQGKASTASLPLVTVQVMRHGPQLPVQYFVDQRVVPMAELQSLLQSMFAVRQDHTLIVQADRDLSYQQVATVVSLGRLAGAQQIALNALHKP